In Flavobacterium lacustre, a genomic segment contains:
- a CDS encoding OmpH family outer membrane protein, which translates to MKQIKTLLIAAILILGANQTISAQAKTAHVDVSEIMAKMPAMLDAQKQLEKLSTTYDADYKKMVTEYQAKLAQYEKEAATVTEVVNGERSKEVQEMQKRIVDYRDNAQKELQQKESDIVKPLMEKVRASIQKVGKAKGFQYVLDGSTLLLADGPNLTIDVKKDLGF; encoded by the coding sequence ATGAAACAAATCAAAACTTTATTAATTGCTGCAATACTAATTTTAGGAGCAAACCAAACTATTAGTGCCCAAGCAAAAACTGCTCACGTTGATGTAAGCGAAATTATGGCAAAAATGCCAGCTATGTTAGATGCTCAAAAACAATTAGAAAAATTGAGTACTACTTATGATGCAGACTACAAAAAAATGGTGACTGAATACCAAGCAAAATTAGCACAATACGAAAAAGAAGCTGCAACTGTTACTGAAGTTGTAAACGGAGAGCGTTCTAAAGAAGTGCAAGAAATGCAAAAAAGAATTGTTGATTATAGAGACAATGCTCAAAAAGAATTGCAACAAAAAGAATCTGATATCGTAAAACCATTGATGGAAAAAGTAAGAGCTTCTATCCAAAAAGTTGGAAAAGCAAAAGGTTTCCAATATGTACTTGACGGTTCTACTCTTTTACTTGCTGATGGTCCAAACTTGACTATTGACGTTAAGAAAGATTTAGGTTTCTAG
- the murI gene encoding glutamate racemase, which translates to MYNDQPIGIFDSGIGGTSIWREIHQLLPNEKTIYLADSKNAPYGQKSKQEIIALSMKNTDFLLKMNCKLIVVACNTATTNAIQELREKYDIPFIGIEPAIKPAANNSRTQTIGILATKGTLNSELFNKTTEMFQDTKIIEQVGYGLVQLIENGQINSPEMTQLLQSYLTPMIEANIDYLVLGCSHYPYLIPQIKKILPPHIHIIDSGEAVAKQTQNILRDKVGFSSETKKTPIFYTNTNPKVLSEILGGNYLVEEIDF; encoded by the coding sequence ATGTACAACGACCAACCTATAGGAATTTTTGACTCAGGCATTGGAGGAACTTCGATTTGGAGAGAAATACACCAACTGCTTCCCAATGAAAAAACCATCTATCTCGCAGATAGTAAAAATGCGCCTTACGGTCAAAAATCAAAACAGGAAATTATTGCTTTGAGCATGAAAAACACTGATTTTCTGCTTAAAATGAATTGCAAACTCATTGTAGTTGCTTGCAATACCGCAACCACAAATGCAATACAAGAGTTAAGGGAAAAATATGATATTCCGTTTATTGGTATTGAACCGGCAATAAAACCGGCAGCCAATAATTCGAGAACACAAACCATAGGTATCTTAGCCACAAAAGGTACGCTGAACAGTGAGTTATTCAATAAAACCACCGAGATGTTCCAGGACACAAAAATTATTGAACAAGTAGGCTATGGATTGGTACAACTAATTGAAAACGGTCAAATCAATTCACCCGAAATGACTCAACTGCTCCAATCTTACCTTACCCCAATGATTGAAGCTAATATCGATTATTTAGTTTTAGGCTGCAGTCATTATCCGTATTTGATTCCTCAAATAAAAAAAATACTACCACCACACATTCACATTATTGATTCTGGTGAAGCGGTTGCCAAACAAACGCAAAACATATTGAGAGATAAAGTCGGCTTTTCTTCGGAAACAAAAAAAACTCCCATTTTCTATACCAATACTAATCCAAAGGTACTATCAGAAATATTGGGAGGAAACTATCTTGTGGAAGAAATAGATTTCTAA
- a CDS encoding NAD kinase, with protein sequence MKVAIYGQYYLVSTEPIIKDIFSFFNKNNVEMIIELEFLKMLNEKKIIHEEYKTFSSHTELDASFDMLISIGGDGTILRAATLVRNSGVPILGINAGRLGFLATVQKENIEEFMQFIIEKKFTISERSLLSLSCSPENDAFQDINFAMNEISVSRKDTTSMITIDTYLNGEFLNSYWADGLIVSTPTGSTGYSLSCGGPILTPNVKSLVITPIAPHNLNARPLVVPDETEIRLRVTGREEQYLVSLDSRVASVKNESVLTIKKTPFHINMVEIPEETFLKTLRTKLLWGEDRRN encoded by the coding sequence ATGAAAGTAGCTATATACGGACAATATTATCTTGTAAGCACAGAACCCATCATAAAAGACATTTTTAGTTTTTTTAATAAAAACAATGTTGAAATGATCATTGAGCTGGAGTTTCTAAAAATGCTCAATGAAAAAAAAATCATCCACGAAGAATACAAAACCTTTTCCTCCCACACAGAATTAGATGCAAGTTTTGATATGCTAATCAGTATTGGCGGAGACGGAACTATTTTGAGAGCTGCCACCTTAGTTCGCAATTCAGGCGTACCTATATTAGGTATAAATGCAGGACGATTGGGATTTTTGGCCACTGTTCAAAAAGAAAATATTGAGGAGTTCATGCAATTTATCATCGAGAAAAAATTTACCATCTCTGAGCGTTCGTTATTGAGTTTGTCTTGTTCTCCAGAAAATGATGCTTTTCAAGATATTAATTTTGCGATGAATGAAATTTCGGTTAGCCGAAAAGACACCACTTCAATGATTACAATTGACACCTACCTTAATGGTGAGTTTTTAAATTCGTATTGGGCAGATGGATTAATTGTTTCAACTCCCACCGGTTCTACCGGATATTCGTTAAGTTGTGGTGGACCAATCTTAACTCCAAACGTAAAAAGCTTAGTCATCACACCTATCGCACCGCATAATTTAAATGCAAGACCATTGGTCGTTCCGGACGAAACCGAAATCAGATTGCGCGTTACCGGAAGAGAAGAACAATACTTAGTTTCCTTAGATTCAAGAGTTGCTTCTGTCAAAAATGAATCGGTATTGACGATTAAAAAAACGCCTTTTCATATTAATATGGTAGAAATTCCCGAAGAAACTTTTTTGAAAACACTTCGTACCAAATTACTTTGGGGTGAAGACAGACGAAATTAG
- a CDS encoding OmpH family outer membrane protein, protein MRKQFLFLFLALSTGFFVQAQTRGTKVGYIDMEYILQNVPDYAEAQNQLEQKAQKWKQEIETKKIEIDKLKEALKAESPLLTKELINERETEIKFLENEKLEYQQKRFGANGDLIAQKLVLAKPIQDQVFTAVQDIAEAKKYDFIFDKSSDLTMLFAAKRFDVSDQVIRVLNRAEKREQLSKKQLKEEEAKENKEDALDENPILAERQKALDEKKAARDKIIADRKLLQEQKKKEFEERRKQLLAEREAKKNGTVSASTKTETAKTTEPANDTAKIAADEAKQKQIDAKAKTLEDRKKVVEERKKAAEERKNQVLADREAKKNGATPADDKTETAKIAETKTEAAPTEENVKTATKEVEQKQIDTKAKTLEDRKKVIEERKKALEEKKKKTLEEREALKKANEEKLKEKTKTN, encoded by the coding sequence ATGAGAAAACAATTTTTATTTCTATTTTTAGCCCTTAGTACAGGATTTTTTGTCCAAGCACAAACCCGAGGAACTAAAGTTGGTTACATTGATATGGAATACATATTACAAAATGTACCCGATTATGCAGAGGCCCAAAACCAATTAGAGCAAAAAGCTCAAAAATGGAAACAGGAAATAGAAACTAAAAAAATTGAAATCGATAAGCTGAAAGAAGCTTTGAAAGCGGAGAGTCCTTTGTTAACCAAAGAACTTATCAACGAAAGAGAAACAGAAATCAAGTTTCTTGAGAATGAAAAATTAGAATATCAGCAGAAAAGATTTGGTGCAAATGGCGATTTGATTGCACAAAAATTAGTTTTGGCAAAGCCCATTCAAGATCAAGTTTTCACCGCAGTTCAGGATATTGCAGAAGCCAAAAAATATGATTTCATATTTGACAAATCTTCTGACTTGACAATGCTTTTTGCAGCAAAACGATTTGATGTAAGCGATCAAGTAATCCGAGTATTGAATCGAGCTGAAAAAAGAGAGCAACTGAGCAAGAAACAGCTGAAAGAAGAAGAGGCAAAAGAAAACAAAGAAGATGCGCTGGATGAAAATCCAATTTTGGCAGAAAGACAAAAAGCATTAGACGAAAAGAAAGCAGCAAGAGACAAAATCATAGCTGACAGAAAATTGCTTCAAGAACAAAAGAAAAAAGAATTTGAAGAAAGAAGAAAACAACTTCTGGCCGAAAGAGAAGCTAAAAAAAATGGCACGGTTTCTGCCTCTACTAAAACAGAAACGGCTAAAACAACAGAGCCTGCTAATGATACTGCTAAAATAGCAGCTGATGAAGCTAAGCAAAAACAAATAGATGCTAAAGCAAAAACGCTGGAAGATCGCAAAAAAGTAGTTGAAGAACGTAAAAAAGCCGCAGAAGAAAGAAAAAATCAAGTGTTAGCGGATAGAGAAGCAAAAAAAAATGGTGCGACTCCTGCCGATGATAAAACAGAAACAGCTAAAATAGCTGAAACTAAAACTGAAGCAGCACCAACAGAAGAAAATGTTAAAACAGCAACTAAGGAAGTTGAACAAAAACAAATAGACACCAAAGCAAAAACGCTGGAAGATCGTAAAAAAGTGATCGAGGAACGTAAGAAAGCTTTGGAAGAAAAGAAGAAAAAAACATTAGAAGAAAGAGAAGCATTAAAAAAAGCGAACGAAGAAAAATTAAAAGAAAAAACAAAAACTAATTAA
- a CDS encoding BamA/OMP85 family outer membrane protein, giving the protein MRLSLVIKKENVDLEKQVNKLNNFLVLHKSIKIVLTLLVFGGFSQIKAQDRVPFDQGKKYILADVNVVGKISFNNQTVVTFSGLEKGQEITVPGEEISSAIKKLGKLGLFNEISFYVNKIQNDSIYLDLNLEELPKLNEVKFVGVKKSKTEALIKDNGLTNNKVVNENLITTTRNYIENKYKKDGYYNTKVNINTIVDTTTINRVNMVVTVDKGTKVKIDEIDFTGNTKLSDKTLRKAMKDTKQKKLTRVLKASKFIKDKYKTDLEKVIDSYKEKGYRDARIISDSVAYDKNKKALTIKINVEEGNKYYFGDIKFLGNTVYSDQGLTRVLGVKKGDIYNGVLLEKRIADKSKPDGEDITNLYQNNGYLFSNINAVEVKTANDTIDFEIRVTEGPIAYFNKITVVGNDKTNDRVIYRELRTKPGEKYSKEELVRTIREIGQLGFFDPEAIDPKFKNVDSGAGTVDIEYNLIEKGSSQIELQGGYGGGGFIGTLGLSFNNFSARNMFNKEAYKPLPMGDGQKVSLRLQGSTYFQTYSVSFSEPWFGGKKPVQFSSSISYSKQFLNNYITQRVDKTKSFNILTLSLGLAKRLTVPDDYFVLSQSISYQHYDLNNYNTGLFTFGNGASRNLAYTVGLTRSNKGTNPIFPMYGSEFSISAKLTPPYSLLNGVDYAALGDKQEYKYKHTGTTYTGTNGIQVNAGDYLEAIPTSTNPYPNSVSNYQDAVADPAIVDQKKFNWLEYYKIKFKADWYTKVYGKLVLRTLSEFGFLGAYNQERGIVPFERFYLGGDGLANYSMDGRETIQLRGYPNNSLTPINSNGEQIGASVYNKFSLELRYPITLKSSASIYALTFLEAGSSYDTFKNYNPFSLNRSAGFGLRVFMPAFGLLGIDFGHGFDALPGQSKPNGWETHFIIGQQF; this is encoded by the coding sequence ATGAGGCTATCGTTAGTTATCAAAAAAGAGAACGTAGATTTGGAAAAACAAGTGAACAAATTAAATAATTTTTTAGTGTTACATAAAAGCATAAAAATAGTCCTTACCCTATTAGTTTTTGGAGGTTTTTCTCAAATTAAAGCTCAAGATAGAGTTCCTTTCGACCAAGGAAAAAAATACATTCTGGCTGATGTAAATGTTGTTGGTAAAATAAGTTTTAACAATCAAACCGTAGTTACTTTTTCGGGTCTTGAAAAAGGACAGGAAATCACTGTTCCAGGTGAAGAAATAAGCAGTGCCATCAAGAAATTAGGTAAATTAGGTCTTTTTAATGAAATCTCATTTTACGTAAACAAAATCCAAAATGACAGTATTTATTTAGACTTAAATTTAGAGGAATTACCTAAACTAAACGAGGTAAAATTCGTAGGCGTTAAGAAAAGCAAAACAGAAGCTTTAATAAAAGACAACGGCCTAACGAACAATAAAGTAGTAAACGAAAACTTAATTACTACAACCAGAAACTACATTGAAAACAAATACAAAAAAGACGGGTATTACAACACCAAAGTAAACATCAATACAATTGTAGACACCACAACAATAAACCGAGTAAATATGGTGGTTACTGTTGACAAAGGGACAAAAGTAAAAATTGACGAAATTGATTTTACGGGTAATACAAAGCTGTCTGACAAAACCTTACGCAAGGCAATGAAAGACACTAAACAAAAGAAACTAACCCGCGTTTTGAAAGCGTCTAAATTTATAAAAGACAAATACAAAACTGATTTAGAAAAAGTAATCGATTCTTATAAAGAAAAAGGATACAGAGATGCTAGAATTATCTCTGATTCTGTCGCTTACGATAAAAACAAAAAAGCATTAACCATTAAAATAAATGTAGAAGAGGGAAACAAGTACTATTTTGGAGATATCAAATTCCTAGGAAACACAGTGTATTCTGACCAAGGACTTACCCGAGTTTTAGGAGTTAAAAAAGGAGACATTTATAACGGTGTTTTATTAGAAAAAAGAATTGCAGATAAATCAAAACCAGATGGTGAAGACATTACCAATTTGTATCAAAATAATGGTTATTTATTTTCGAATATTAATGCAGTTGAAGTAAAAACAGCTAACGACACCATTGATTTTGAGATTAGAGTTACTGAAGGACCAATAGCGTATTTCAACAAAATAACTGTGGTTGGGAATGACAAAACAAACGACCGTGTTATTTATAGAGAATTAAGGACAAAACCAGGAGAAAAATACAGCAAAGAAGAATTAGTAAGAACCATTCGTGAAATTGGACAATTAGGATTTTTTGATCCGGAAGCGATTGACCCAAAATTCAAAAATGTAGATTCTGGCGCAGGAACTGTTGACATCGAATACAATTTGATAGAAAAAGGATCTAGCCAAATAGAACTTCAAGGTGGTTACGGCGGAGGTGGTTTTATAGGTACATTAGGATTGTCCTTTAATAATTTCTCAGCCAGAAACATGTTCAACAAAGAAGCTTACAAACCATTACCAATGGGTGACGGACAAAAAGTATCTTTACGATTACAAGGAAGTACTTACTTTCAAACGTATAGTGTGTCGTTTTCAGAGCCTTGGTTTGGAGGGAAAAAACCAGTACAATTTAGCTCTTCTATATCGTACAGCAAGCAATTTTTGAACAACTACATCACGCAAAGAGTAGACAAAACCAAAAGTTTTAATATCTTGACTTTGTCTTTAGGTTTAGCCAAAAGGTTAACCGTTCCTGATGATTATTTTGTTTTATCACAATCGATAAGTTACCAACACTATGATTTAAATAATTACAATACCGGATTATTTACTTTTGGAAATGGTGCTTCAAGAAATTTAGCGTACACAGTTGGATTAACAAGAAGTAATAAAGGAACTAACCCAATTTTCCCTATGTACGGATCGGAATTCAGTATTTCGGCAAAACTTACGCCTCCTTATTCGTTACTAAACGGAGTTGATTATGCGGCATTAGGAGACAAACAAGAATACAAATACAAACACACGGGTACAACTTATACAGGCACGAATGGAATTCAGGTAAATGCAGGTGATTATCTAGAAGCCATTCCAACCTCAACTAATCCATATCCAAATAGCGTTTCAAATTATCAAGATGCCGTTGCAGACCCTGCAATTGTGGATCAAAAGAAATTCAACTGGTTAGAATATTATAAAATAAAATTCAAAGCAGATTGGTATACTAAAGTTTATGGTAAATTAGTACTTCGAACTTTATCCGAATTTGGATTTTTAGGAGCTTACAATCAAGAAAGAGGTATTGTTCCTTTTGAAAGATTCTATTTAGGTGGAGACGGATTGGCCAATTATTCTATGGATGGTAGAGAAACAATACAATTAAGAGGATATCCAAACAACTCTTTAACACCAATTAACAGTAATGGAGAACAAATTGGAGCAAGTGTTTACAATAAATTCTCTTTAGAATTGCGTTATCCAATTACATTAAAATCATCGGCATCAATTTATGCCTTGACGTTTTTAGAAGCAGGTTCATCCTACGATACGTTCAAAAACTATAATCCTTTTTCATTAAATCGTTCAGCCGGATTTGGGTTACGTGTATTTATGCCGGCATTTGGATTATTAGGAATTGATTTTGGACATGGTTTCGATGCCTTACCAGGACAATCAAAACCTAACGGGTGGGAAACACATTTTATCATTGGACAACAATTTTAG
- a CDS encoding pyridoxine 5'-phosphate synthase — translation MTKLSVNINKIATLRNARGGNVPDLLKVATDIQKFGGQGITIHPRPDERHIRYQDARDLKSIVYTEYNIEGNPEKSFIDLVLEIKPEQVTLVPDAVDAITSNAGWDTIKHASFLKEIVQEFQRNGIRTSIFVDPVLDMIEGAKAIGTERIELYTEAFAHQYSLGNKNGIEPYLEAAILANQIGLGINAGHDLSLDNIQFFKQNIPGLLEVSIGHALISESIYLGLENVINMYLQKLK, via the coding sequence ATGACAAAGTTAAGTGTAAATATCAATAAAATAGCCACTTTGCGTAATGCACGTGGCGGAAATGTCCCTGATTTATTAAAAGTAGCCACCGATATTCAAAAATTTGGCGGGCAAGGCATTACCATTCATCCGCGTCCGGACGAGCGTCACATTCGATATCAAGATGCCCGTGATTTAAAATCAATCGTTTATACCGAGTATAATATTGAAGGAAATCCAGAGAAAAGTTTTATCGATTTAGTGCTTGAAATCAAACCGGAACAAGTGACTCTTGTTCCTGATGCCGTTGATGCCATAACTTCAAATGCAGGTTGGGATACCATTAAACATGCTTCATTTTTAAAAGAGATTGTTCAGGAATTTCAGCGCAACGGCATCCGAACTTCCATATTTGTGGATCCGGTTCTCGATATGATTGAAGGTGCAAAAGCCATTGGAACCGAAAGAATTGAATTGTATACCGAAGCCTTTGCGCATCAATACAGTTTAGGGAATAAAAACGGAATCGAACCGTATTTAGAAGCTGCAATTTTGGCCAATCAAATTGGGTTGGGAATCAATGCAGGTCATGATTTAAGTCTGGATAACATTCAGTTTTTTAAACAAAATATCCCGGGATTATTAGAAGTTTCCATCGGACACGCGTTGATTTCTGAATCCATTTATTTGGGACTGGAAAATGTAATCAACATGTATTTACAAAAATTGAAATAG
- a CDS encoding alpha/beta fold hydrolase: MLYSKIEGSGKPLLILHGFLGMSDNWKTLGAQFATEGYQVHLLDLRNHGRSFQSEAFSYQVMMQDVLAYCKDNSLESINIIGHSMGGKVAMLLATTHPELVDKLIVADIGPKFYPQHHQDILAGLNAVDFSVKPSRNEVEEVMAKYIPDFGTRQFLMKNLYWKEPGQLAFRFNLAVFNTKMDEIGVALPENLIFEKPTLFIRGGNSNYILESDFENIKHHFPNSIIETIPNVGHWLHAENPAVFYEKVVSFLK, encoded by the coding sequence ATGCTCTACTCGAAAATAGAAGGTTCCGGAAAACCACTACTAATTCTTCATGGATTTTTAGGAATGTCCGACAATTGGAAAACATTAGGCGCTCAATTTGCGACCGAAGGATATCAAGTGCACCTGTTAGATTTACGCAATCACGGACGAAGTTTTCAGTCCGAGGCGTTTAGTTATCAAGTCATGATGCAAGATGTTTTGGCGTATTGTAAAGACAATTCCTTAGAATCAATCAATATTATTGGTCATTCTATGGGCGGAAAAGTAGCGATGCTTTTGGCAACAACACATCCGGAATTGGTCGATAAATTAATTGTTGCCGACATTGGTCCTAAATTTTATCCGCAACACCATCAGGATATTTTGGCAGGATTAAACGCAGTTGATTTCTCGGTAAAACCAAGCCGTAACGAGGTCGAAGAAGTGATGGCAAAATACATTCCTGATTTTGGAACCAGACAATTCTTGATGAAAAATCTCTATTGGAAAGAACCGGGACAATTAGCTTTCCGATTTAATTTAGCGGTTTTCAATACTAAAATGGACGAAATTGGAGTTGCATTGCCCGAAAATTTAATCTTTGAGAAACCAACACTTTTTATCCGTGGCGGAAATTCTAACTATATATTAGAATCTGATTTTGAAAATATCAAACATCATTTCCCGAATTCAATCATAGAAACGATTCCTAATGTAGGTCATTGGCTTCATGCCGAAAATCCGGCAGTATTTTATGAAAAGGTCGTTTCGTTTTTAAAATAA
- a CDS encoding DUF6089 family protein → MNRIFKLLFVIFPLMSINAQIHEIGVFIGGSNYIGEIGPTTYIAPNEPAIGILYKWNKSPRHAYRFSYTQSKIKSNDLDSKEISRNQRGYYFENNIKEFAAGLEFNFFDFNLHELKNKTTPYVYSGLSYVYYEGLFFANGLTKSDANHGAIAIPIILGVKSNITPNFVLGLEVGARYTFADDIDGSNPTNKNLENLRFGNLNNNDWYVFSGLTLTYTFGNKPCYCAE, encoded by the coding sequence ATGAATAGAATTTTTAAGTTATTGTTTGTTATTTTTCCTTTGATGTCCATCAATGCTCAAATACATGAGATTGGGGTTTTCATAGGCGGAAGTAACTATATTGGAGAAATTGGCCCAACGACATACATCGCACCAAACGAACCTGCAATTGGAATTCTTTATAAATGGAACAAAAGTCCGAGACATGCTTATCGGTTTTCCTATACACAATCTAAAATAAAATCAAACGATCTTGATTCGAAAGAAATCAGTCGAAACCAAAGAGGCTACTATTTTGAAAACAACATCAAAGAATTCGCCGCTGGTCTTGAGTTTAATTTTTTTGATTTTAATCTTCATGAACTTAAAAACAAAACTACTCCATATGTATATTCCGGTCTAAGTTATGTATATTACGAAGGTTTATTTTTTGCCAATGGCCTAACAAAATCAGATGCGAATCACGGAGCAATCGCAATTCCGATAATTTTGGGCGTAAAGTCAAATATTACCCCTAATTTTGTTTTGGGTTTAGAAGTTGGAGCAAGATATACATTTGCTGATGACATTGACGGCAGTAATCCGACAAATAAAAATTTAGAGAACTTACGATTTGGAAACTTAAATAATAATGACTGGTATGTTTTTTCGGGGCTGACCCTGACGTATACTTTTGGAAACAAACCGTGTTATTGTGCAGAATAA
- a CDS encoding heavy metal-binding domain-containing protein, with protein sequence MKKIIIVLIVLFTVSTTVSAQTTTVTSKKEEQKTMYSCPMHPKEMSMQKGKCSKCGMAMIEKEDQKTMYTCPMHPKEMSMKKGACSKCGMDLVKTKTSKRSTTVKGSQARTTVKTKYICKMDGATAEKAGKCPKCGMAMTPKENDEKEDNHNH encoded by the coding sequence ATGAAAAAAATAATCATTGTATTAATTGTATTATTTACAGTTAGTACCACAGTATCAGCTCAGACAACAACTGTAACTTCTAAAAAAGAAGAGCAAAAAACGATGTATTCTTGCCCGATGCATCCCAAAGAAATGAGCATGCAAAAAGGGAAATGTTCTAAATGCGGCATGGCAATGATCGAAAAAGAAGACCAAAAAACCATGTATACCTGCCCAATGCATCCCAAAGAAATGAGTATGAAAAAAGGAGCTTGCAGCAAATGCGGTATGGACTTGGTTAAAACCAAAACATCAAAACGCAGTACAACTGTCAAAGGAAGTCAAGCAAGAACAACCGTAAAAACAAAATATATTTGTAAAATGGATGGTGCAACCGCTGAAAAAGCAGGGAAATGTCCTAAATGTGGTATGGCAATGACTCCAAAAGAAAATGATGAAAAAGAAGACAATCACAACCATTAA
- a CDS encoding phage holin family protein: protein MKLLTRILVTSGLVLLIAHFMPGVHVAGFTTALIVAVVLGLLNIFIKPILVILTLPVTILTLGLFLLVINALIILLCTNIVGGFSVDSFWTALLFSIVLSLSQSIMNGILGEGK from the coding sequence ATGAAGCTATTGACCAGAATTCTCGTTACCTCAGGTTTAGTTTTGCTTATTGCCCACTTTATGCCGGGAGTTCATGTCGCCGGATTCACAACTGCTTTGATTGTAGCTGTTGTCCTTGGGTTACTCAATATATTTATTAAACCTATTTTAGTAATCTTGACTTTGCCCGTTACCATCCTTACTTTAGGATTATTTTTGTTGGTAATTAATGCGTTGATTATTTTATTGTGTACCAATATTGTAGGTGGATTTAGTGTTGATTCGTTTTGGACAGCCTTACTGTTTAGTATCGTTTTATCCCTTTCTCAATCTATCATGAATGGGATTTTAGGCGAAGGGAAATAA
- a CDS encoding CBS domain-containing protein: MTEITNYITNDFRAIDSQETIMAAQDFFNELNFSNFPVVEEGIFIGSLAADDLETFDNDKKVGDYKYTLEHFFARTNMIWLDVLEVFAKNQTNIVPVLDENNKYVGYYEIGDIMKFFHETPFLKEPGGIIIVKKGVLDYSMSQITQIIESNNGKLLGLFVSDSDVDTIEITIKVSLGALNEIIQTFRRYNYEIVSEHHEDNYINSLKERSDYLDKYLNI; this comes from the coding sequence ATGACAGAGATTACAAACTATATTACCAATGATTTTAGAGCCATTGACAGCCAGGAAACGATTATGGCTGCTCAAGACTTTTTTAATGAATTGAACTTTTCAAATTTCCCGGTAGTCGAAGAAGGTATTTTTATCGGAAGTCTTGCTGCTGATGATTTAGAAACTTTTGATAATGACAAAAAAGTTGGAGATTATAAATACACTTTAGAACATTTTTTTGCCAGAACCAATATGATTTGGCTGGATGTTTTAGAAGTTTTTGCTAAAAACCAAACTAATATTGTTCCTGTTTTAGACGAAAATAATAAATATGTAGGCTATTATGAAATAGGCGATATCATGAAATTTTTTCATGAAACTCCTTTTTTGAAAGAGCCAGGCGGAATAATTATTGTAAAAAAAGGTGTTTTGGATTATTCTATGAGTCAAATTACCCAAATTATAGAAAGTAATAACGGGAAACTTTTAGGATTATTTGTATCTGATTCTGATGTCGACACTATTGAAATCACTATTAAAGTGAGTCTGGGAGCACTTAACGAAATCATTCAAACCTTTAGAAGGTATAATTATGAAATTGTTTCGGAACATCATGAGGACAACTACATTAACAGTCTAAAAGAGCGTTCGGATTATTTAGATAAATATCTCAATATATAG
- a CDS encoding isoprenyl transferase, producing the protein MDLLNTIDTTKLPKHVAIIMDGNGRWAKQQGLLRALGHESGTKSVKTTIEACAKLGIEFLTLYAFSTENWNRPKLEVETLMKLLIRSLKKELSTLQENNIKLNAIGNLEKLPKSAQKELQDVIHKTKNNTRLTLTLALSYGAREEIVNAVRNISNKVKNNIISLDSIDDSIINEHLYTQNLPDVDLLIRTSGEHRISNFLLWQIAYAELYFTEILWPDFKEQDLYEAIVSYQKRERRFGKTSEQIK; encoded by the coding sequence ATGGATTTACTCAATACTATAGATACTACTAAATTACCCAAGCATGTAGCCATCATCATGGATGGCAACGGGCGCTGGGCAAAGCAACAAGGGTTGCTGAGAGCTTTGGGTCACGAAAGCGGTACAAAATCGGTAAAAACAACTATAGAAGCTTGCGCAAAATTAGGAATAGAGTTTCTGACTTTATATGCTTTTTCGACCGAAAACTGGAATAGGCCTAAGTTAGAGGTAGAAACTTTAATGAAATTACTGATTCGTTCCTTAAAAAAAGAACTTTCAACCTTACAGGAGAATAATATTAAATTGAATGCAATAGGTAATTTAGAAAAGCTACCTAAATCCGCTCAGAAAGAGCTACAAGATGTAATCCATAAAACAAAAAACAACACCCGATTAACTCTAACCTTAGCCTTAAGTTATGGCGCAAGGGAAGAAATTGTAAATGCTGTCAGAAACATCAGTAATAAAGTTAAAAATAATATAATTTCATTAGACTCTATTGACGATTCAATTATAAATGAGCATCTTTACACGCAAAATTTACCGGATGTAGATTTATTAATACGAACCAGTGGAGAACATAGAATAAGTAACTTTTTGTTATGGCAAATAGCCTATGCAGAATTATATTTTACTGAGATCTTATGGCCAGACTTTAAAGAACAAGATTTATATGAGGCTATCGTTAGTTATCAAAAAAGAGAACGTAGATTTGGAAAAACAAGTGAACAAATTAAATAA